The genomic stretch TTAGATATCCTTTGATGAGAAGTCATTATGcactttttaagttatttttattcACTATTATACACATATTTTGATACAATGTCTTTCGGGTGATCTGCCACCACAAAGTCAAGTGATCTGATCACTTATCTTGGACTACTGATAGTCACGTACTGCCAGTTCATAGTCATCATATATTTGGCTTTTATTTTCTAATTGGCATGTCACATGTTACCGTAATGATATGTTTATGCATTTTTCCAATCTCTCACACATAATGTGATTGGTTGTTGCAGTGAATTTCAACTCATTCATGAGCTATGCTTATATGTACTATCAGCCTCTCAAAGAACTGAGCTTATACGTGCAACACTCTCCACATTGCACGCATTTCTCTCATGGATTCCCCTGGGATATATATTTGAGTCTCCATTGGTATGTGCTTTGCTTGATGGATGGTTGTTGTATTGCCTTTGAATTTAATACTTAATAACTTCCTTAAAAGAGTAAGTACATTTGAGCAAAATTCTGATTGTGTTTGTTTATGTAACAGCTTGAAACGCTACTGAATTTTTTCCCCATGCCATCGTATCAGAATCTCACTCTTCAGTGTTTGACAGAGGTGTGTTTGTATGCTGATTTAGTTAAGAGTTGCTTCAAAACTGTGCCTGGTTCTCATAGTTCACTGCACTGGTGCTTAGGTTGCAGCACTTAATTTTGGAGATTTCTACAATGCCCAGTACGTTAAGATGTACACCATATTCATGAAACTGTTACAGGTAGGTCCGAAATGAAATGCTTATTGTAGTACTATCTTTGGTTGGCTTACTCATCACATCATTGTCcagttttttcttttatttaattgtatGTCTTGTTCTTGTGTTGctgttaatatttttttttcttccttttgatCAGACCATGATTCCTCTTAATACAAACATTCCTGAGGCTTATGCAATTGGTTCCAGTGAAGAGCAGGTAAAGTTGTTTTTGGCGCTTCAAAATTTAATGAAGACCATTTTTTATGTGTTCGTTCAATAATTGTTTATTTCTGgcaatgtcttttttttttttaacttacctATTCTGCAGGCTTTTATTCAGAATTTGGCTTTGTTTTTCACTTCAATTTATAAGgcaagtttttttcttttttccctttataCTTTCTTGATCTTAGTATTTACCACGTTTTGTTATATTTATATCTCAATGGCCATCCTCTTATGGCTGTAAGTTATGGTTCATTTAGTTGTAGAACAGGCTTAATGTGTCAATAAGGCACTGCTTAAGGGATTTAATAAGATAATATGGAATCACATTATTTCCTTGTCAAATATCAAAGATTTGAAGTTGCTGTTTAAATACATTGCAACATTCAGGATTTAATAAGATAATATACAATCACATTGTTTCCTTGTCAAATCTCAAAGATTTGAAGTTGCTGTTTAAATACATTGCAACATTTACATCGTTCTATCCTTGTGCAGTCTCACATTCGTGTGCTGGAAAATCCTGGAGAGAACATAGCTGCTTTGCTCATGGGTGTTGAATATCTTACCAAAATTTCATATGTGGATGACACAGAAGTTTTCAAGGTACCAATATTTTATGACCGGAACATACAAGTGAATATGTAGACTCGAACATACAAGTGAAATTTGTTAAAATTGGAATGAGTTTTAATCATTTTATGACCGGAACAGGTTTGCTTAGACTTTTGGAATTCGTTTGTGTTGGAACTATTTGAGGCACACCACAGTTTGGATAATCCTGCTATAACGGCAAACATGATGGGGTTGCAGGTATTGTGAATATGTTAACTTTAAGATGATATTATATAGTTTTTGGTGTGATTGTAATATGGTTGCACTTGCACATATCATCTTTTTCCTCTTGCACTTTACTGTTTTACTTTTGTATATTGTTTACTTTCAGATGATATTTTATAGTTTTTGGTGtgattgttttattttcatatggTTGCACTTGCACATATCATCTTTTTCCTCTTGCAGTTTACTGTTTACTTTTGTATATCGGATACAAAATTAGTTGATTTGTTTCTTATTTCTGTGTTTTCCATGATATATATGTAATTTTCATTTCAATTTGTGTTTTCCATAAATATTGTCTTTTGAACCTTCAGAGCAGTtgggtttcttttcttttcctttttgtaGTCTAAATGGTTGGAGATagtaatatataatttctttagTTTTGTGACATCAAATATTTTGTGACCTGTAATCTCTGTTCTTGAATTATGTCGAACCTTTTCTTATTAAGGAAATTGTCTTTCCATCTCCTCTTTGTTTGCgtgattcttttttatttatatgttatttgttttttcGAAATTTGTAATGGGACAGATACTTATTTTAGCCTGTGGTTTTATACTGAATAAGCAGATGCCTTTGCTACCTGGTATGGTTGATGGCCTTGGATCACAACTGATGCAGCAGCGACAATTATATGCTGAGCCAATGTCAAAGTTAAGAATGATTATGATTTTTCGTATGGCCAAGCCAGAAGAGGTTCTCATAGTGGAAGATGAAAATGGCAATATTGTTCGTGAAACCATGAAGGACAATGATGTTCTCGTGCAATATAAGGTCAGTAATCTATGCTTTGCAAGTAAAATTCATTATAAGTGAGCTAGAAAAAGTCCTTggtatttgaatttatatttaaatttttttttcttggtttttaatttttttgtatttatttttgtgctacatttgtattttttaaattgttttttggTATCTCATTTTTAATTATCATGGAAACTTTCCTTAACCAAATTGAtatggtctattattgttgcaGATCATGAGGGAGACTTTGATATTTAGAGAGCTTCGgatggcaacaaacaacttcagcagcaagtacttggttggatgatgaattgaaggatggagcaagttttatgcatgatttacttttgtgtatcttgtaatgtttctgtttttcattttaaaataaaaaatgttcaagattataaaactttattatgttatgctttcaaatttaagttagaactaagatctcatgaagtagacatatttatggtttgaattggttattgtttaatgtaatacttgtggtttatcaatctattgagaattacattttatgattacttttgatttttttttatcaaaatacaataatgaaaatgttttaattaaaaaaaaaaccttataagtatacttatcaaaataaaatttaaaatatattatccacactaaagtaacaaaaatttattactagacttttaatatgttatgatttagaaatatattataagcataacaaattgttatgatttatataatataacaaactaaaaatgctatcaaaataattaaatgtaacagtggaaaagtgttatgcataatgtataagattaaactccaaatttataatcaaatactctaactaaatgttactatttgaatattatagcaactaaaaatgtgttattgaatagtttaagataacatcgaacataacattcgaatattgttatagaaaagacaggacttttaataacaggggctatgttagcattttcagaaacgttatcaatactcccggttagcagtttttaagtgttatgaatactgttttttcttgtagtgtccaATATCCCATATCATCAAGAACACTAAGAGACATTAAGTTTCTTGTTAATCTTGGCACTACTCTCAATATTTTAGTGTTTGAACAATTCTATAAAATATCTTAAAGCAACCATTCTTATGCCATCAACCAAATATGCCTCACTATTGCCCATGATGACATTACATCCTTCAAAATCTCTTAAAATTTGATACTAGATATTGTTGTAAGTCACGTTGTAGGTACATTTTGAGTACAAAATCTATGATTGATTTATGTTCTTCTCCATGGATGCAATCATAACCTCTCAATTGATGTAACCATTGCCAAGATTTGTCAACTTCTAAGAATTTTCGCCACTTCCGTGGCTCCATTTATTCTCGCTCTTCTTATTCAACCAATAATAATAGTTCATCTTCATGCACCCTAATTTATCATAATAGAAAACACTTTCTTAGTCAATTATGATCCCTTATACTTGATCTACCTTGGTTCTTGCTATTGTTTTCTGTAAGAGCActctaatttattattttataagagCGTCGCTCaactcatatttattagaaaaataccattttagagaAAAGTTTTAGTGGAGCCTtaataaaacatgcaatttgggcccatctgtttgaaaaaaaaaattatacgtcTTTATGtagtatttaaaaataaaataaaa from Humulus lupulus chromosome 5, drHumLupu1.1, whole genome shotgun sequence encodes the following:
- the LOC133780697 gene encoding protein EXPORTIN 1B-like gives rise to the protein MPSYQNLTLQCLTEVAALNFGDFYNAQYVKMYTIFMKLLQTMIPLNTNIPEAYAIGSSEEQAFIQNLALFFTSIYKASFFLFSLYTFLILVFTTFCYIYISMAILLWL